One genomic region from Ptychodera flava strain L36383 chromosome 5, AS_Pfla_20210202, whole genome shotgun sequence encodes:
- the LOC139132983 gene encoding uncharacterized protein, producing MGWFLGIEILIGLVFVHMTTGHWIRLADGQNKFEGRVEVRYRTIGFWGTICDHGFDIADGSVMCRQLGFPGVHTVHHGNYFTTPRSSVPRWIWLRNLHCTGDEPHLNDCEGDPWRSYSGDCTHEEDAGVVCNACGDPGIPADGKLIGNDRTLGSQVRYECYHGVLEGPDLRVCQEDGSWTGYLPKCVTSDVPISCGDPGDPINGYQTTTDNSIGATKTYACAEGYEMVGQPWRVCQANGEWSGIEPRCEKSQVTTSEMNMGGESGIATGFMNPAMGFGADDPMDPKSNSKSSNNTVLISIAVVGVVLLVVAVTLVMIVLYRKRKSARGRSSKEVRYKAQHLANETYVDVGIIENARDSEGDASSQTEPGVNSNDNGEAVYAEIGEHGHSQAGTLDRAYQPIIEHDKNNYTPLRAESLQHNTDVAAKATDTEISKDLKKKDDGGAVHKAENFYEGIPY from the exons ATGGGTTGGTTTCTAGGAATCGAGATTTTGATCGGCCTGGTTTTTGTGCATATGACGACAG GGCATTGGATACGACTTGCGGATGGCCAGAACAAGTTTGAAGGACGAGTTGAAGTTCGTTACAGGACTATCGGATTTTGGGGCACGATATGCGATCATGGATTTGACATCGCAGATGGCAGCGTGATGTGTCGTCAACTTGGTTTCCCAGGTGTCCACACTGTTCACCATGGCAACTACTTCACGACACCACGGTCGTCCGTGCCTAGATGGATCTGGCTACGTAATCTGCATTGTACTGGGGATGAGCCTCACCTGAATGACTGTGAAGGCGATCCATGGCGTTCATATTCTGGAGACTGTACTCACGAAGAAGACGCTGGTGTCGTCTGCAATG CTTGTGGCGATCCGGGAATACCAGCTGATGGGAAGTTAATAGGAAATGACCGGACTCTTGGAAGCCAAGTACGATACGAATGCTATCATGGTGTACTCGAAGGTCCAGATTTGCGAGTCTGTCAGGAAGATGGAAGCTGGACCGGATATCTACCCAAGTGTGTCA CCTCAGATGTGCCAATTTCATGCGGTGATCCGGGTGATCCAATCAACGGCTATCAGACGACTACTGACAACTCAATCGGAGCAACTAAAACTTACGCATGCGCTGAAGGCTACGAAATGGTCGGCCAACCGTGGAGAGTGTGTCAAGCGAATGGCGAATGGAGCGGAATTGAGCCTCGCTGTGAAA AATCGCAGGTAACGACTTCTGAAATGAATATGGGTGGCGAATCCGGGATAGCTACGGGTTTTATGAACCCTGCGATGGGCTTCGGTGCAGACGATCCTATGGACCCTAAAAGTAATTCAAAAAGTTCCAACA ACACGGTTCTTATCAGCATCGCTGTGGTTGGAGTTGTGCTGTTAGTTGTTGCAGTAACACTTGTCATGATAGTTCTTTACAGAAAAAG GAAAAGTGCTCGTGGCCGTTCGAGCAAAGAAGTACGCTACAAAGCGCAGCATCTCGCCAACGAAACCTACGTCGATGTTGGTATCATCGAAAATGCACGTGACAGTGAGGGAGACGCAAGCAGTCAAACAGAACCCGGAGTTAATTCGAACGATAACGGAGAAGCTGTATACGCCGAAATAGGCGAACATGGACACAGCCAAGCCGGTACTTTGGACAGAGCGTATCAACCAATCATAGAGCACGACAAGAACAATTACACTCCTCTGCGTGCAGAGAGTTTGCAACACAATACCGACGTGGCTGCCAAGGCAACGGACACCGAAATCAGCAAGGATTTAAAAAAGAAAGACGATGGTGGCGCTGTCCACAAAGCCGAAAATTTTTATGAGGGAATACCGTATTAG